One part of the Mangrovibacillus cuniculi genome encodes these proteins:
- a CDS encoding MBOAT family O-acyltransferase — protein sequence MLFNSFEFIFLFLPIVIIGYFFLNKLHTTSAKVWLLLASFFFYSWWNPDYFPLILTSLLVNYTVGTLLGKWENDFKRKALLTVGILFNVGLLGYYKYADFFLSNVNVFFQTNLPLLELALPLAISFYTFQQIAYLVDSYRNETKEYNFLNYSLFVAFFPQLIAGPIVHHGTVMPQFEEERNKRWISSNVALGIYVFGIGLFKKLIIADTFAIWANAGFSQPTALSFFDSWIVSLAYTFQLYFDFSGYSDMAIGAALLFNIKLPINFNSPYKALSIQDFWRRWHITLSTFLTNYLYIPLGGSRKGISRTYINILIIFAVSGIWHGAGWTFVIWGLLHGIASVIYRAWSRLGLSLPKLLAWFITFQFVNATWVFFRAESVQDALSILKSMSGLNGFTFPASLQGQMELFGLENYLPAEWSLAFLSDVPVNYVSSILTTGSLTALLCVAFGLLITLFLKNGMQLMDAFKPGFFNALFIACLYVFSIFHLQRVSEFLYFNF from the coding sequence GTGTTATTCAACTCATTCGAATTTATTTTTTTATTCCTTCCTATTGTTATAATAGGCTACTTTTTCTTAAATAAACTTCACACTACAAGCGCTAAAGTTTGGTTGCTTTTAGCTAGTTTCTTCTTTTATAGTTGGTGGAATCCAGATTATTTTCCACTTATTTTAACATCACTGTTAGTTAACTACACGGTTGGGACTTTGCTTGGAAAATGGGAAAATGATTTCAAACGTAAAGCGCTTCTAACAGTAGGGATTTTGTTTAATGTCGGGTTGCTTGGTTATTATAAGTATGCAGATTTTTTCTTATCAAATGTCAATGTTTTTTTTCAAACAAACTTACCGTTACTAGAACTGGCTCTGCCGTTAGCGATTAGTTTCTACACCTTTCAACAAATTGCGTATTTAGTCGATTCGTATAGAAATGAAACAAAAGAGTATAATTTCTTGAATTACTCTTTATTCGTTGCTTTCTTTCCCCAGTTAATTGCCGGACCAATTGTGCATCACGGTACGGTTATGCCGCAGTTTGAAGAAGAGCGAAATAAGCGGTGGATTAGTAGCAATGTGGCACTCGGGATTTACGTTTTTGGAATTGGACTTTTTAAAAAGCTAATTATCGCAGACACGTTTGCAATTTGGGCCAATGCTGGATTTAGTCAACCGACTGCGCTGTCGTTCTTTGACTCTTGGATTGTTTCTCTAGCTTATACGTTTCAACTGTATTTTGACTTTAGTGGATACTCTGATATGGCCATTGGCGCAGCTTTATTATTCAATATTAAGCTACCAATTAACTTTAACTCACCGTATAAAGCGCTATCGATTCAGGATTTTTGGAGAAGATGGCATATTACCCTATCTACGTTTTTAACCAATTATCTATACATTCCATTAGGTGGTAGTCGTAAAGGCATTTCTCGTACCTATATTAATATTTTGATTATCTTTGCTGTTAGCGGAATTTGGCATGGTGCTGGCTGGACGTTTGTTATTTGGGGATTGCTACACGGGATTGCCAGTGTCATTTATCGTGCTTGGAGTAGGTTGGGCCTCTCGTTACCGAAGCTACTCGCCTGGTTCATCACCTTCCAATTTGTTAACGCAACATGGGTGTTTTTCCGAGCTGAGTCTGTGCAAGACGCTCTTTCGATTTTAAAAAGCATGAGTGGATTGAACGGATTTACTTTCCCAGCTTCTTTGCAAGGCCAGATGGAATTATTCGGATTAGAGAACTATTTACCTGCAGAATGGTCGTTGGCATTTTTAAGTGATGTACCAGTAAACTATGTGTCTTCCATTCTGACGACAGGATCATTAACTGCGTTGTTATGTGTCGCGTTCGGCTTATTAATCACTCTTTTCTTGAAGAATGGGATGCAGTTAATGGATGCATTTAAACCGGGGTTCTTTAATGCACTGTTCATTGCTTGCTTGTACGTGTTTTCCATTTTCCATTTGCAACGAGTAAGCGAATTTTTATATTTTAACTTTTAA
- a CDS encoding copper amine oxidase N-terminal domain-containing protein encodes MKKLISIAATLVLLLSFISTPRLSAMSPDKQFITVFGGKLVENRTLLPLRSLFEALDATVSWDSKTNKITVVKQNTTIVLTVNSNTATVNGKMQTIDVPAKVYDGATLVPVRFMTEQLGGSVEWNKERHTVIIETSVAQIEVFVQGTISTSSWVHNFFKTNEIQMYYSFSSDFVMGLTEDQKEVWLGYQSVWSGDDILSGQVQVVDNNTAYLWFKYIYEDDQTTYRGVLKLNGNVLTLIYINLDGEVVTAEFKK; translated from the coding sequence ATGAAAAAGCTTATCTCGATAGCTGCAACGTTGGTACTTTTATTAAGTTTTATCTCAACACCACGTCTATCAGCCATGAGTCCGGATAAACAGTTTATAACTGTGTTTGGTGGTAAGTTAGTGGAAAACAGAACGCTACTTCCACTAAGATCATTGTTTGAGGCATTAGATGCAACAGTTTCGTGGGACTCTAAAACAAATAAGATTACTGTAGTAAAGCAAAATACTACTATCGTTTTAACCGTGAATAGTAACACAGCTACCGTGAATGGCAAAATGCAAACCATAGATGTACCTGCAAAAGTTTACGATGGTGCTACTCTCGTGCCTGTACGTTTTATGACAGAACAACTTGGTGGTTCTGTTGAGTGGAATAAAGAGCGACACACAGTAATTATTGAAACCAGTGTTGCCCAAATAGAAGTTTTTGTTCAAGGTACGATATCCACTAGTTCTTGGGTACATAATTTCTTTAAGACTAATGAAATTCAAATGTATTATTCTTTTTCTAGTGATTTTGTAATGGGCTTAACTGAAGACCAAAAAGAAGTATGGTTAGGCTACCAAAGTGTTTGGTCTGGCGATGATATCTTAAGTGGTCAAGTGCAAGTTGTGGATAACAATACAGCGTATTTATGGTTTAAATATATTTATGAAGACGATCAAACAACCTATAGAGGTGTACTAAAGTTAAATGGAAATGTATTAACACTAATATACATTAATTTAGACGGTGAAGTTGTTACTGCAGAATTTAAAAAGTAA
- a CDS encoding alpha-amylase family glycosyl hydrolase, producing the protein MKRFSAIFLSLLLIISMFSPAGLSTVAEANTFDTVVLRGSEAPLDWSSNNNPLSYDEESGTWKSQPIPLTGGKKVEFKYVMDGNWMEGNNLVFTADRDGSYVFTFYPTDLRKVDVSIADQFDGELTLSVTVPESTPEWATITVATNLNAYQYNLTALEKTQKENTWELKITGKKGETLTYQYGLGADRYKETLTERRTATFGDAGTVVADTITAWDALPIAESVTHNFNHDPYIPSSNDIVTITTTVEHYGPIDAGAIYFTTDGTAPAGKRGEASNGLKAGLTVSKTEKNQSGLNISTLTGTIPEQAEKTRVKYKLDVWNTNGEGSQFADSGSFDAEDATEFAYYVDQYQSPQWAKDATIYHIFVDRFRDGDTSNNYPVNPNLPYEEKLKDWMGGDLAGVTEKLDYLDELGVNTLWISPVFEGPYSHGYHPTDFKEVSPYFGDKEVLEDLLEKAHAKGMKVVYDFVPNHTSSKHEFFQDAVERGPESPYYNWYSFTEWPNKYETFYGIAELPQFNNDNYEARDYMLNDVVPYWLTDLGFDGFRLDYAKGPSYSFWVDFRHKVKSINSDAFIFGEIWDSREKINSYAGKLDGALDFGMSDALVNVFAKGGSMTELSKTINDNLATYPEEFVMASFLDSHDEPRFLFEAGGDVDKLALAAATQYTLPGAPIVYYGTEVGLSQSGDHNAVTDWKDRYYREPMPWKEEDQNLEIKELYKNLIELRNNEEALRTGDYEEVAVSSDLFVYERSTDEDTFLVVLNKGARKQVSLNTLYNDNSLEDVSLTDVLNGDKETKSKNGKLSFFIDGEDFKVFRVTGELEEQAPDAEKKYGEVIIRGSAPFAWEGEKDKLSYNSSAKVWRSQPIALKAGEKVEFKYVMDGNWLDGNNLTFTAEKSGAHVFVFNTSDPYKVDVQPVKDAVQGGVFKDLKEGAFGQKEITKLVEDGLIVGTSATTFDPNEPISRIHAGLILLRALDRVEDDAKSIADFYDVSNVYKYINEVNLLKEDGIFSGDDNNNFRPNAPITRGETAAVLVRSLDLNRYKEISFPDAVGSIFENDIKKLSYYNITSGQADGNFGVGRYITRREFALMVYRALY; encoded by the coding sequence ATGAAGCGTTTTTCTGCTATCTTTCTGTCTTTGTTGCTAATCATCAGCATGTTCAGCCCTGCTGGATTATCAACAGTTGCAGAAGCAAACACATTTGACACAGTTGTGTTAAGAGGAAGTGAAGCACCACTAGATTGGTCTTCTAACAATAATCCTCTTTCCTATGACGAAGAATCTGGTACTTGGAAGAGTCAACCGATTCCGTTGACAGGAGGTAAAAAAGTAGAATTTAAGTACGTAATGGACGGAAACTGGATGGAAGGCAACAATTTAGTTTTCACAGCTGATCGTGACGGCTCGTACGTTTTTACTTTTTATCCTACCGATCTTAGAAAAGTAGATGTTTCCATAGCCGATCAATTTGATGGAGAACTGACGCTAAGTGTCACTGTTCCAGAATCTACCCCAGAATGGGCGACTATTACTGTTGCAACAAATTTAAATGCCTATCAATATAACCTAACTGCTTTAGAAAAAACACAGAAAGAAAACACTTGGGAATTAAAGATCACAGGTAAAAAAGGCGAAACACTGACGTATCAATATGGTCTTGGTGCCGATCGATACAAAGAAACACTTACAGAGCGCCGTACTGCTACATTTGGCGATGCGGGCACAGTGGTGGCAGATACGATTACTGCGTGGGATGCACTTCCGATTGCAGAGTCTGTGACGCACAACTTTAACCACGACCCATATATCCCTTCAAGCAATGATATAGTAACTATTACGACTACTGTAGAACACTATGGTCCAATTGATGCCGGTGCAATTTACTTCACAACGGACGGAACTGCTCCTGCTGGAAAGCGTGGAGAAGCTTCGAATGGATTGAAGGCAGGTTTAACAGTTTCTAAAACGGAGAAAAATCAAAGCGGTTTAAACATCTCGACATTAACAGGTACTATCCCTGAGCAAGCGGAAAAAACACGTGTGAAATACAAGTTAGACGTTTGGAACACGAATGGAGAGGGATCTCAATTTGCTGACTCTGGTAGCTTTGACGCAGAGGATGCAACAGAGTTTGCTTATTACGTAGATCAATATCAGTCACCTCAATGGGCAAAAGATGCAACAATCTATCATATTTTCGTAGATCGTTTCCGTGATGGCGACACGTCTAACAACTACCCAGTAAACCCTAATCTTCCATATGAAGAGAAATTGAAAGACTGGATGGGTGGAGATTTAGCAGGTGTGACGGAGAAATTAGATTACCTAGATGAGCTTGGCGTTAACACGCTTTGGATTTCACCAGTGTTTGAAGGTCCTTACTCTCATGGATATCATCCAACTGATTTTAAAGAAGTTAGTCCTTATTTTGGAGATAAAGAAGTATTAGAAGATCTTCTTGAGAAAGCTCATGCGAAAGGCATGAAAGTAGTTTATGATTTTGTACCAAACCATACTTCTAGTAAACATGAGTTCTTCCAGGATGCTGTAGAGCGTGGTCCGGAGAGTCCGTATTATAACTGGTATTCTTTCACAGAATGGCCGAATAAATATGAGACTTTCTACGGAATCGCAGAGTTACCTCAGTTCAATAACGATAACTATGAAGCTCGTGATTACATGTTAAATGATGTTGTTCCTTACTGGTTAACAGACCTTGGATTTGATGGTTTCCGTTTAGATTATGCCAAAGGACCAAGCTATAGCTTCTGGGTAGACTTCCGTCACAAAGTGAAATCGATTAATTCTGATGCGTTTATCTTCGGAGAAATCTGGGATTCTCGTGAAAAGATTAATTCGTATGCAGGAAAGTTAGATGGTGCTCTTGATTTCGGCATGTCTGATGCGTTAGTGAACGTCTTTGCTAAGGGCGGTTCTATGACAGAACTTAGTAAGACAATCAATGATAACTTAGCGACATATCCTGAAGAATTCGTTATGGCAAGTTTCTTAGATAGCCATGATGAGCCACGTTTCTTATTTGAAGCTGGTGGCGACGTTGATAAACTAGCGTTAGCAGCAGCAACACAGTATACGTTACCAGGTGCTCCAATTGTTTATTATGGAACAGAAGTGGGCTTATCACAGAGCGGTGATCACAATGCAGTGACAGATTGGAAAGATCGTTACTATCGTGAACCGATGCCTTGGAAAGAAGAAGATCAAAACTTAGAGATTAAAGAGCTTTATAAAAACCTTATTGAACTTCGTAACAACGAAGAAGCTTTACGTACAGGTGATTATGAAGAAGTTGCTGTATCATCTGACCTTTTTGTGTACGAACGTTCTACTGATGAAGATACTTTCTTAGTAGTGCTAAATAAAGGAGCTCGTAAGCAAGTTTCATTAAACACGCTTTACAATGATAATTCGTTAGAAGATGTTTCTTTAACGGATGTGTTAAACGGCGATAAAGAAACGAAGAGCAAAAACGGTAAATTATCTTTCTTCATTGATGGAGAAGATTTCAAGGTATTCCGTGTGACTGGTGAGTTAGAAGAGCAAGCGCCAGATGCTGAGAAGAAATACGGAGAAGTTATTATCCGAGGTTCTGCACCATTTGCTTGGGAAGGCGAAAAGGACAAATTGAGCTATAACTCCTCTGCAAAAGTGTGGAGAAGCCAGCCAATCGCTTTAAAAGCAGGTGAAAAAGTAGAGTTCAAGTATGTAATGGACGGTAACTGGTTAGATGGAAATAACTTAACGTTCACTGCAGAGAAATCTGGAGCTCACGTGTTCGTTTTCAATACTTCAGATCCGTATAAAGTAGATGTTCAGCCAGTGAAAGATGCTGTGCAAGGTGGAGTGTTTAAAGACTTGAAAGAAGGAGCATTTGGGCAGAAAGAGATTACTAAGTTAGTAGAGGATGGTTTAATTGTTGGTACTTCTGCTACTACATTTGATCCAAATGAACCAATCTCTCGAATCCATGCTGGTTTGATATTACTACGTGCATTAGATCGTGTAGAAGATGACGCAAAATCCATTGCTGATTTTTACGATGTTTCTAACGTATATAAATATATTAATGAAGTCAATTTATTGAAGGAGGATGGTATTTTTTCTGGAGATGACAATAACAATTTCCGTCCAAATGCTCCGATTACCCGTGGAGAAACAGCGGCAGTTCTAGTACGTAGTTTAGACTTAAACCGCTATAAGGAAATTTCTTTTCCAGACGCAGTCGGTTCTATTTTCGAGAATGATATCAAAAAACTCTCTTACTACAATATAACTTCTGGACAAGCTGATGGTAATTTTGGTGTTGGGCGTTATATTACACGTCGCGAGTTTGCATTGATGGTTTATCGCGCTTTGTATTAA
- a CDS encoding stalk domain-containing protein, with translation MKGTKKFIAGFVIGATLFGSVGAMAAGGSMIEIFHNIKDIKIDRVSKMPADTKPFTYNGSTYVPLRFISEALGEDVKWDGASQTVHIGETDGGSVTYLGDSKMSYLTYQESDSDFYARGVYNNKLDLGSSSSSNYRIKDVLGKEYTNYLYIGSSKYSDFGDFAYVEYPLNGQYERFLSDISLDADSKLSSDNFIVEVFADDKLVYSEEISAGMLPEKIEVNVNNANKLKIQLVVNTETSYTVDYTTVLFGNPRLTK, from the coding sequence ATGAAAGGTACAAAGAAATTCATCGCTGGCTTCGTCATTGGTGCCACATTATTCGGTTCAGTAGGAGCCATGGCAGCTGGTGGAAGTATGATTGAGATTTTCCATAACATCAAGGATATTAAGATTGATAGAGTATCCAAGATGCCTGCGGACACAAAACCATTCACTTACAACGGTAGTACATATGTACCACTTCGATTCATCAGTGAGGCGTTAGGGGAAGATGTAAAATGGGATGGCGCTTCGCAAACTGTACATATTGGGGAAACTGATGGGGGATCGGTTACTTATCTTGGAGATTCTAAGATGAGTTATTTGACTTATCAGGAGAGTGATTCAGATTTTTATGCACGAGGTGTATATAATAATAAATTAGATCTCGGTAGTAGTTCTTCTAGTAACTATAGAATAAAAGATGTTTTAGGAAAGGAATACACTAACTATCTGTATATTGGAAGTAGTAAGTATAGTGACTTTGGTGATTTTGCTTATGTAGAATACCCGTTAAATGGTCAGTACGAGAGGTTTTTATCAGATATATCATTAGATGCGGATTCCAAACTGTCTTCAGATAATTTCATAGTTGAAGTATTTGCTGATGACAAGTTAGTTTATTCCGAAGAGATTTCAGCAGGTATGTTACCTGAGAAAATTGAAGTAAATGTAAATAACGCTAACAAGTTAAAGATCCAATTGGTAGTAAACACTGAAACCAGCTATACCGTTGATTATACAACTGTCCTTTTTGGAAATCCAAGATTAACAAAATAG
- a CDS encoding S8 family serine peptidase produces the protein MKKRFLKRSALSVAAASLVLPSAAHAAVDRLEVPKQDNQVKKTPLVQKSYQAKDQVRVIVELESDSGLVVAQSLGSNYQELTDKQKEEIKKQNLADQEEVKAAIKGKAISMTYNESFTTVYNGFSGQVAYKNIGLLESMSNVKKVHIVNEYQRPEAKPEMLYSKELVNAQKAWQDYSYKGEGLTIAVIDTGIDPAHQDMVLSDGTEVELEKTEVDAAVASGKVKGKYFSEKVPFAYNYADQNNEVQDKGPDASMHGMHVSGTVGANGDEENGGLKGVAPEAQILGMKVFGNDPEMPSTYGDIYIKAIDDAIALGADVINMSLGSTASFVDQNDPEYQAIQRAVDNGVLVSVSAGNSDRFGSGHANPLASNPDIGLVGAPGLSTDSLQVASFENQFLDLEGFNVTVDGEETEVMSFVSSGNTAPTSLGETSYEVVKVGLGRLPGDSTANPDADDFAGLDLTGKVALIQRGEIAFVTKALNAQAAGAKAVIIYNNTSGYVNMVNDPAITIPYIFTLKNFGDTLSADLEAGKEVQLAFKGETVKSLNPENNKMSNFTSWGTTPNLDFKPEITAPGGQILSTLENGEYGMMSGTSMAAPHVAGGSALVLQRVDEDFGLTGEDRVTLAKNILMNTSVPRLDKGLYNDYYKTGGLYSPRRQGAGLMDLHAALSTPIVVTETTTGLGKVALRQFNNKATFTLELENFTDEAVVYETTGNVQTDLVLDGENLLEANEVYSADTYDEETGVGEYPISFSSASGLDVEGSYQVTVPANGKATVEVSLDLTDVVDWANGAPLVELFENGYFAEGFVTFKDVNDYAPALTVPYVGFNGDWTKAPVVDGTVYDEKSFYGLTGLMSPGVDGSEYLGINSLTDEFLGDKVAFSPDGDGVKDSLYPNVSFLRNAKKATFNILDANGEKLLTLRNENNVRKHYYDGGAGAQSTEYTQASWNGKQNGENLADGNYYYEIATVVDYPDAKSQSVKIPFQVDTQDPVVTVTFDEESKNLQWTATDAGVGVAHFDVLVNGKSVLETPLDAEKVKYDLSKYDGEIESVKVVATDYAGNVGEDAFGEDTTIPYVSALYPAALSTVSTTTVPVYGYMVDETVAKSLKINGKEATVTWDAKEKAYLFQAEVTFKSDGFQTIQFEATDKSGNAIAFQRKLFVDSTQPTLEVDAPFFTSEATAELAITLADNFDEARLYLNDSEVYYHELLAPYEARTLKETVKETVKLKDGENKFTLRLTDLAGHEVTKSFTILKTDKKPVAFPDVPSNHWAKNAVDVLTLKNVISGYTNGKFGTNDALTRAQAAMMLARELKLDTTNVTNPGFADVTPETEGYAAIAALVKAEVLSGDGKGNFNPKGTLTREEMAVVLVNAYDLQGTSEKRFSDVPVTRWSNGYITKLAANGLAAGYSDNSFKPTAKLTRAEFASLLARVQDDRLK, from the coding sequence GTGAAAAAAAGATTTTTAAAACGTTCAGCTTTATCCGTAGCAGCAGCGTCTCTAGTATTGCCATCTGCAGCCCATGCAGCGGTAGATCGTCTAGAGGTACCAAAACAAGACAATCAAGTGAAAAAGACACCTTTAGTACAGAAGTCGTATCAAGCTAAAGACCAAGTTCGTGTAATTGTGGAACTAGAGTCTGATTCTGGTCTAGTAGTAGCGCAAAGTTTAGGTAGTAACTACCAAGAATTAACGGACAAACAAAAAGAAGAAATCAAAAAACAAAACCTTGCAGACCAAGAGGAAGTAAAGGCTGCTATTAAAGGTAAAGCAATCTCAATGACATATAACGAAAGCTTCACAACTGTGTACAATGGATTTAGTGGACAAGTAGCTTATAAGAATATTGGTTTACTAGAGTCCATGAGTAACGTTAAAAAGGTACATATTGTAAATGAATATCAACGCCCTGAAGCAAAGCCGGAGATGCTTTATAGTAAAGAACTAGTAAATGCACAAAAAGCTTGGCAGGACTACTCTTATAAAGGTGAAGGTCTGACAATCGCTGTTATTGATACAGGAATTGACCCTGCGCACCAAGATATGGTTCTTTCTGACGGAACAGAAGTAGAACTAGAAAAAACAGAAGTAGATGCAGCTGTTGCTTCTGGTAAAGTAAAAGGTAAATATTTCTCTGAAAAAGTTCCATTTGCATACAACTATGCAGATCAAAATAATGAAGTTCAAGATAAAGGCCCAGATGCTTCTATGCATGGTATGCACGTATCAGGTACAGTAGGAGCAAATGGTGATGAGGAGAATGGTGGATTAAAAGGGGTAGCGCCAGAAGCTCAGATCCTAGGTATGAAAGTTTTCGGTAACGATCCAGAGATGCCATCCACTTACGGAGATATTTATATCAAAGCAATTGATGACGCGATTGCTCTAGGTGCAGATGTGATCAATATGTCTTTAGGTTCAACAGCTTCATTCGTTGACCAAAATGATCCAGAATATCAAGCAATCCAACGTGCTGTTGATAACGGTGTACTAGTGTCTGTTTCTGCAGGTAACTCTGATCGATTTGGTTCTGGACATGCAAATCCTCTAGCGTCTAATCCTGATATTGGTTTGGTAGGAGCACCTGGACTTTCCACAGATTCTCTACAGGTAGCATCTTTTGAAAATCAATTCCTAGATCTAGAAGGATTCAATGTAACGGTTGATGGGGAAGAAACAGAAGTTATGTCTTTTGTATCTTCTGGTAACACCGCTCCAACTTCATTAGGTGAAACAAGCTATGAAGTGGTGAAAGTGGGATTAGGCCGTCTTCCTGGTGATTCTACTGCTAATCCAGATGCGGATGACTTCGCTGGATTAGATTTAACAGGAAAAGTGGCATTAATTCAACGCGGAGAAATTGCGTTTGTAACAAAAGCACTTAATGCTCAAGCAGCTGGTGCGAAGGCTGTCATTATTTATAACAACACATCAGGATATGTAAACATGGTAAATGACCCAGCCATTACAATTCCTTATATCTTTACACTTAAGAACTTTGGTGACACGTTATCGGCAGACTTAGAGGCTGGTAAAGAAGTTCAATTAGCATTTAAAGGAGAAACAGTAAAGTCTCTAAATCCTGAGAACAATAAAATGTCTAACTTTACTTCTTGGGGTACTACTCCAAACTTAGACTTTAAGCCAGAAATCACAGCACCAGGTGGGCAAATCTTATCTACGCTAGAAAACGGTGAATACGGTATGATGAGCGGTACATCTATGGCTGCTCCACACGTAGCAGGTGGATCTGCGCTAGTTCTTCAACGTGTGGACGAAGATTTTGGTTTAACAGGTGAAGACCGTGTGACACTTGCAAAAAATATCTTAATGAACACTTCTGTGCCAAGATTAGACAAAGGTCTTTACAATGACTATTACAAAACTGGAGGACTATATTCTCCACGTCGTCAAGGTGCAGGTTTAATGGACTTACACGCTGCGCTTAGCACACCAATTGTTGTTACAGAAACAACTACTGGATTAGGAAAAGTAGCTCTTCGTCAATTTAATAATAAAGCCACTTTCACATTAGAACTGGAGAACTTCACTGATGAAGCTGTTGTGTACGAAACCACTGGTAACGTACAAACAGATCTAGTACTTGATGGAGAGAATCTATTAGAAGCCAATGAGGTTTATAGTGCTGATACCTATGACGAAGAAACTGGAGTAGGAGAGTACCCAATCAGCTTCTCGTCTGCGAGTGGTTTGGATGTGGAAGGAAGCTACCAAGTAACGGTTCCAGCAAATGGTAAAGCAACTGTTGAAGTATCACTAGATTTAACAGATGTTGTAGACTGGGCGAACGGTGCACCTCTAGTAGAACTGTTTGAAAATGGTTACTTCGCAGAAGGGTTTGTAACGTTTAAAGATGTAAATGACTATGCACCAGCTCTAACGGTTCCTTACGTTGGATTCAACGGTGATTGGACAAAAGCACCTGTTGTAGATGGAACAGTGTATGACGAAAAATCTTTCTATGGTTTAACTGGACTAATGTCTCCAGGTGTTGACGGAAGTGAGTACCTAGGAATCAATAGTTTAACAGATGAGTTCCTTGGTGATAAAGTGGCATTCTCTCCAGATGGAGATGGTGTAAAAGATTCTCTATATCCAAACGTATCGTTCCTTCGTAATGCGAAGAAAGCAACATTTAATATCCTAGATGCAAATGGCGAAAAGCTTCTTACATTAAGAAATGAAAATAATGTACGTAAACACTATTACGATGGTGGCGCTGGAGCTCAAAGCACTGAATACACTCAAGCTTCTTGGAACGGAAAGCAAAATGGTGAAAATCTTGCTGATGGAAATTACTACTATGAGATTGCTACTGTAGTAGATTACCCAGATGCAAAGTCACAATCAGTTAAGATTCCATTCCAAGTAGATACGCAAGATCCAGTAGTAACAGTCACATTTGACGAAGAATCAAAAAATCTACAGTGGACTGCAACAGATGCAGGAGTTGGTGTAGCTCACTTTGATGTACTAGTGAACGGTAAGAGCGTACTTGAAACACCTCTAGATGCAGAGAAAGTGAAATACGATTTAAGCAAGTATGATGGTGAAATCGAATCAGTTAAAGTTGTAGCAACTGACTATGCCGGAAACGTTGGCGAAGACGCATTTGGAGAAGATACTACGATTCCTTACGTTTCTGCACTATACCCAGCTGCTTTAAGCACAGTATCTACTACTACAGTACCGGTGTACGGTTACATGGTAGACGAGACGGTAGCGAAGAGCCTAAAAATTAATGGAAAAGAAGCTACAGTAACTTGGGATGCGAAAGAAAAAGCGTACCTATTCCAAGCAGAGGTAACATTTAAATCTGACGGCTTCCAAACAATCCAATTCGAAGCAACAGATAAATCAGGAAATGCGATTGCGTTCCAACGTAAACTTTTCGTTGATTCTACTCAACCTACTCTAGAAGTAGATGCTCCGTTCTTTACAAGTGAAGCAACAGCAGAACTGGCGATCACACTTGCAGATAACTTTGATGAAGCACGCCTGTATTTGAATGATAGTGAGGTTTATTATCATGAATTACTTGCTCCATACGAAGCACGTACATTGAAAGAAACTGTGAAGGAAACAGTGAAATTAAAAGACGGTGAAAATAAGTTTACACTTCGTCTTACTGATTTAGCTGGTCATGAAGTGACTAAGTCATTCACAATCTTAAAAACAGATAAGAAACCAGTAGCATTCCCAGACGTACCAAGTAATCATTGGGCGAAAAACGCAGTAGATGTGTTAACGTTGAAAAACGTCATTTCTGGTTATACAAATGGTAAATTCGGAACAAATGACGCACTTACTCGTGCTCAAGCAGCAATGATGTTAGCTAGAGAGCTTAAACTGGATACAACAAATGTAACAAACCCTGGTTTCGCGGACGTAACTCCTGAAACAGAGGGCTATGCTGCAATTGCTGCACTAGTAAAAGCAGAAGTCCTATCTGGTGACGGAAAAGGTAACTTTAATCCTAAAGGAACTCTAACTCGTGAAGAAATGGCAGTAGTTCTTGTAAATGCATATGACTTACAAGGAACAAGCGAAAAACGCTTTAGCGATGTACCAGTGACTAGATGGTCCAATGGGTACATTACGAAATTAGCAGCTAACGGTTTAGCAGCGGGTTACAGCGACAACTCTTTCAAGCCAACAGCAAAACTAACGCGCGCTGAATTTGCATCATTACTTGCACGTGTACAAGACGATCGCTTGAAATAA